In a genomic window of Xylophilus rhododendri:
- a CDS encoding MBL fold metallo-hydrolase — protein MKVRVLGCSGAIARGRRTTSFLVDDRLLVDAGTGVGDLTLDEMAAIDHVVLSHCHLDHVAALPMMVDAVAARRSTPLQVHALPQTVAALRAHIFNNLIWPDFSVIPTAERPFIQFRTFEIGQTVTLGRTSVEILPASHTVPAAGFAVSSAGGPAWVFTGDTGPNPAFWQRLKTLDVAALVIETAFSDAEAALAEISKHLAPATLGAELRQIERAGKFPVWITHTKPAETELIMAEIASLPRGAQGIDAALEIRWLKEGHVLEV, from the coding sequence ATGAAAGTCCGGGTTCTCGGCTGTTCGGGCGCGATTGCGCGGGGACGGCGAACGACGTCCTTCCTGGTCGATGACCGGCTGCTGGTCGATGCCGGCACCGGCGTGGGCGACCTGACGCTGGACGAAATGGCCGCCATCGACCATGTTGTGCTGAGCCACTGCCATCTGGACCATGTCGCGGCCCTGCCGATGATGGTCGACGCGGTGGCCGCCCGCCGGAGCACGCCGCTGCAGGTCCATGCACTGCCGCAGACCGTGGCCGCCTTGCGGGCGCATATCTTCAATAACCTGATCTGGCCGGATTTCTCGGTGATCCCGACCGCCGAGCGTCCTTTCATCCAGTTCCGGACCTTCGAGATCGGCCAGACCGTGACCTTGGGCCGGACCAGCGTGGAGATCCTGCCTGCCTCGCACACCGTGCCGGCTGCCGGCTTCGCCGTGTCCTCAGCCGGCGGCCCCGCCTGGGTCTTCACCGGCGATACCGGACCGAACCCCGCGTTCTGGCAGCGCCTGAAGACGCTGGACGTCGCGGCTTTGGTCATCGAGACCGCATTCAGCGACGCCGAGGCGGCCCTGGCGGAAATCAGCAAGCACCTGGCGCCGGCCACGCTGGGCGCGGAACTGCGGCAGATCGAACGGGCCGGAAAATTTCCCGTGTGGATCACCCACACCAAGCCGGCGGAGACCGAACTCATCATGGCCGAGATCGCGAGCCTGCCGCGCGGTGCGCAGGGCATCGATGCGGCGCTGGAGATCCGCTGGCTCAAGGAAGGCCATGTGCTGGAGGTCTGA
- a CDS encoding pilin, whose translation MTRSIRRNVQQGFTLIELMIVVAIIGILAAVALPAYQDYTVRARVSELILSASSARTCLSESWQSNGSWTNANMTDCVPPATGKVASAGITATNNNVTVTVLGNSAIGGSASVTVSLSGVVNANSGGTIVWTCTGAPTKYVPASCRG comes from the coding sequence ATGACCCGTTCCATCCGGCGCAATGTTCAGCAAGGTTTCACTTTGATCGAACTGATGATCGTTGTGGCCATCATCGGCATCCTGGCAGCGGTTGCGCTGCCGGCTTATCAAGACTACACCGTGCGTGCGCGGGTGTCTGAACTGATCTTGTCTGCAAGCAGCGCACGCACTTGCCTGTCTGAATCTTGGCAAAGCAATGGTTCGTGGACTAACGCGAACATGACCGATTGCGTTCCGCCGGCCACGGGCAAAGTAGCCTCGGCAGGTATTACGGCCACCAATAACAATGTGACTGTTACTGTGCTTGGCAACTCCGCGATTGGTGGTTCTGCTTCCGTCACGGTCAGCCTGAGCGGCGTGGTGAATGCCAACTCGGGCGGCACGATTGTCTGGACTTGCACGGGTGCCCCAACTAAATATGTGCCGGCTTCCTGCCGCGGTTGA